In a genomic window of Deinococcus seoulensis:
- a CDS encoding CAP domain-containing protein, which translates to MTVTVTDTAYGVTFEYKTPKSFAVSRSALTDFPQSQAEREMLEAINAERARGGVCPTGVFPAAAPLKFEGHLHKAATLYGRELAASGRLELPHRSRVDNRVPSQRMVDAGYRPVPPNGIEWVFGESLAAGMDLTSPAEVIAAWKGSPPHCAALFEKVLDGTAAQVTGAAGTYWVLNIAGW; encoded by the coding sequence GTGACGGTCACAGTCACGGACACGGCGTATGGGGTGACGTTCGAGTACAAGACGCCGAAGTCCTTCGCGGTGAGCCGGTCTGCGCTGACGGACTTCCCGCAGTCTCAGGCAGAGCGGGAGATGCTGGAGGCCATCAATGCGGAGCGGGCGCGGGGTGGGGTGTGTCCGACCGGGGTGTTCCCGGCGGCGGCGCCACTGAAGTTCGAGGGGCACCTGCACAAGGCGGCGACGCTGTACGGGCGTGAACTGGCGGCGTCCGGGCGGCTGGAGTTACCGCACCGCAGCCGGGTGGATAACCGGGTGCCGTCGCAGCGGATGGTGGACGCCGGGTACCGTCCGGTGCCACCGAACGGTATCGAGTGGGTGTTCGGGGAGAGTCTGGCGGCCGGGATGGACCTGACCAGTCCGGCCGAGGTGATCGCGGCGTGGAAGGGCAGCCCGCCACACTGCGCGGCGCTGTTCGAGAAGGTGCTGGACGGCACGGCGGCGCAGGTGACCGGCGCGGCCGGAACGTACTGGGTGCTGAACATCGCTGGCTGGTGA
- a CDS encoding ferritin-like domain-containing protein encodes MSNPLNRRKFLGAAGAVGVTTALASCAPAMGMGQAKPNLDATIFNFALNLEYLEAAFYLAAVGRLEELDSVGGDSSKVILPAGFTGKKGDGVKFESADVRAYANEVATDELNHVRIIRKVLGFGAVAQPTLDLGPAFLAAGSAASGGAITGFNPFANDLFFLHGAFIFEDVGVSAYKGAARLLTDTSAGGNLENAAGILAVEAYHAGMIRTLLYQLRDTQVTPALKVSDVVQAISNLRDSVDGAIDTDQGIVEGGMANIVLADSNGIAYSRTPRQVGNIVFLAEGAVKGGFYPDGLSGDFSKILAL; translated from the coding sequence ATGAGCAACCCCCTGAACCGTCGTAAATTCCTCGGAGCTGCCGGCGCTGTCGGCGTCACGACCGCCCTGGCCAGCTGCGCGCCCGCCATGGGCATGGGTCAGGCCAAACCCAACCTGGACGCCACGATCTTCAACTTCGCGCTGAACCTCGAGTACCTCGAAGCGGCGTTCTACCTCGCGGCCGTCGGTCGCCTGGAAGAACTGGACAGCGTGGGCGGCGACAGCAGCAAGGTCATCCTGCCCGCCGGATTCACTGGCAAGAAGGGCGACGGCGTGAAGTTCGAGTCGGCCGACGTGCGCGCCTACGCGAACGAAGTGGCGACCGACGAACTGAACCACGTGCGCATCATCCGGAAGGTGCTGGGCTTCGGCGCCGTGGCGCAGCCGACCCTGGACCTGGGTCCGGCCTTCCTGGCGGCCGGGAGTGCCGCGTCGGGCGGGGCGATCACGGGCTTCAACCCGTTCGCGAACGACCTGTTCTTCCTGCACGGCGCGTTCATCTTCGAGGACGTGGGCGTCAGCGCGTACAAGGGCGCGGCGCGCCTGCTGACCGACACGAGCGCCGGCGGGAACCTGGAGAACGCGGCGGGCATCCTGGCCGTCGAGGCCTACCACGCGGGCATGATCCGCACGCTGCTGTACCAACTGCGTGACACGCAGGTCACCCCGGCCCTGAAGGTCAGTGACGTGGTGCAGGCCATCAGCAACCTGCGCGACAGCGTGGACGGCGCGATCGACACCGATCAGGGCATCGTGGAGGGCGGCATGGCGAACATCGTGCTGGCCGACTCGAACGGCATCGCGTACAGCCGCACGCCCCGTCAGGTCGGGAACATCGTGTTCCTGGCCGAGGGTGCCGTCAAGGGTGGCTTCTACCCCGACGGCCTCAGCGGCGACTTCAGCAAGATTCTCGCGCTGTAA
- a CDS encoding tRNA (cytidine(34)-2'-O)-methyltransferase, with protein sequence MTPPASPLLRVVLFEPEKAGNVGNVARTCSVLGADLHLIRPFGFHLHDREFRRAVMDYLEGVTLHEHASWTDFQGTLGAGARVWAFSTHATGLHTRAGFARGDYLLFGPESRGLPAWLRDALPKLKLPQPGGGRSLNLSVAAGVAAFEAGRQIEGW encoded by the coding sequence GTGACCCCGCCGGCCTCTCCCCTGCTGCGCGTGGTGCTGTTCGAACCCGAGAAGGCCGGGAACGTCGGGAACGTCGCGCGGACCTGCTCGGTGCTGGGCGCGGACCTTCACCTGATCCGCCCGTTCGGCTTCCACCTGCACGACCGCGAGTTCCGCCGCGCCGTGATGGACTACCTGGAGGGCGTGACCCTGCACGAGCACGCCAGCTGGACGGACTTTCAGGGCACGCTGGGCGCGGGCGCGCGGGTGTGGGCGTTCAGCACGCACGCGACCGGGCTGCACACCCGCGCGGGCTTCGCGCGCGGGGATTACCTGCTGTTCGGGCCGGAATCGCGCGGGCTGCCCGCGTGGCTGCGCGACGCGCTGCCGAAGCTGAAGTTGCCGCAGCCGGGCGGGGGCCGCAGCCTGAACCTGAGCGTCGCGGCGGGTGTGGCGGCGTTCGAGGCGGGGCGGCAGATCGAGGGCTGGTAG
- a CDS encoding GGDEF domain-containing protein: MPRPAAPPQQIHRLREQQYAAHLSLALLSAGVHAVLLWLSLAGERQNVASLAGAVILSVFMAATVLSRRVPLRVLTGGVAYLLPLWLTVQVVLVGMQGQGIAPEFFLSLAVVGLLALAWLPLNQAAALLLPLTGFMFAAVLLFNPQDLPLMIYTAFLLALMGLLALHGQLVSTERARNLSVQHAAQLDPLTGVLNRQAGWDTLEVATRSPLNAARVAVILVDVDNFGRINDLLRRHAADQVLREVATLLVSMTDRNVSVIRWNGDQFLLILPDVSVAAAHDVADRIVRTSRNLNLPDLNGVPVSVGLAFAAETEDLDALVDLAVQRLHRAQKAGGNRWA, from the coding sequence ATGCCCCGCCCCGCCGCTCCGCCGCAGCAGATTCACCGGCTGCGGGAACAGCAGTACGCCGCGCACCTGTCGCTGGCGCTGCTGTCGGCGGGCGTGCACGCGGTCCTGCTGTGGCTGTCGCTGGCCGGGGAGCGGCAGAACGTGGCGTCACTGGCGGGCGCCGTGATTCTCAGCGTGTTCATGGCGGCCACGGTCCTGTCGCGCCGGGTGCCGCTGCGTGTCCTGACGGGCGGCGTGGCGTACCTGCTGCCGCTGTGGCTGACCGTGCAGGTGGTCCTGGTCGGCATGCAGGGGCAGGGCATCGCGCCCGAGTTCTTCCTGTCGCTGGCCGTGGTGGGGCTGCTGGCGCTGGCGTGGCTGCCGCTGAATCAGGCGGCGGCGCTGCTGCTGCCCCTGACCGGGTTCATGTTCGCGGCCGTGCTGCTGTTCAACCCGCAGGACCTGCCCCTGATGATCTACACGGCGTTCCTGCTGGCCCTGATGGGCCTGCTGGCGCTGCACGGGCAGCTGGTCAGCACGGAACGCGCCCGGAACCTGAGCGTGCAGCACGCCGCGCAACTCGACCCGCTGACCGGCGTCCTGAACCGGCAGGCGGGGTGGGACACGCTGGAGGTCGCCACGCGCTCCCCGCTGAACGCCGCGCGGGTCGCGGTGATCCTGGTGGACGTCGATAACTTCGGGCGGATCAACGACCTGCTGCGCCGCCACGCCGCCGATCAGGTGCTGCGCGAGGTCGCCACGCTGCTGGTCAGCATGACCGACCGGAACGTCAGCGTGATCCGCTGGAACGGCGATCAGTTCCTGCTGATCCTGCCGGACGTCAGTGTGGCCGCCGCGCACGACGTGGCCGACCGGATCGTGCGGACCTCACGCAACCTGAACCTGCCGGACCTGAACGGCGTGCCGGTCAGCGTGGGCCTGGCCTTCGCCGCCGAGACCGAGGACCTCGACGCCCTCGTGGACCTCGCCGTGCAGCGTCTGCACCGCGCGCAGAAGGCCGGCGGGAACCGCTGGGCCTGA
- a CDS encoding aminopeptidase, translating into MTSHNQSSASDAPASEFSANLARYAELLVRTGVNLPAGGKVRIAAPVEAAQLVRLTARAAYRAGASDVRVQYLDPHLDLALFEDGTDDAVNFMPAWQAQEREAMIEDGYASIGIVGEDPSLLSGVNPARVAARSRLTAQVMRQVSEATGSFRVNWTVAAMATPAWAARVYPDLPEQQAVARLWADIFAVTRADQPDPVAAWDAHLTRLERLTTYLTDRQYAAVHLRSDLGTDLTVGLAENHVWQGGAETARNGVRGVPNLPTDEVFTAPHRDRVNGWAVASKPLSARGQLIEGIRVRFENGRAAEVSATRGEDTLRQLIGTDEGAAHLGEVALVPASAPVAQTGTLFLNTLFDENAASHIALGRCYPTNVQGGTDEATLTAAGGNDSLIHVDWMIGTPATDVDGITKEGTREPLMRAGEWVVQG; encoded by the coding sequence ATGACTTCCCACAATCAGTCCAGTGCCAGTGACGCTCCAGCCAGCGAGTTCAGCGCGAATCTCGCGCGGTACGCCGAACTGCTCGTCCGTACGGGCGTGAACCTCCCGGCGGGCGGGAAGGTCCGCATCGCCGCGCCTGTCGAGGCGGCGCAGCTCGTGCGCCTGACCGCCCGCGCCGCCTACCGCGCCGGGGCCAGCGACGTGCGCGTGCAGTACCTCGACCCGCACCTGGACCTCGCGCTGTTCGAGGACGGCACGGACGACGCCGTGAACTTCATGCCCGCGTGGCAGGCGCAGGAGCGTGAGGCGATGATCGAGGACGGGTACGCGTCCATCGGGATTGTCGGGGAGGACCCGTCGCTGCTCTCGGGCGTGAACCCTGCGCGGGTCGCGGCGCGCAGCCGACTGACGGCGCAGGTCATGCGGCAGGTCAGCGAGGCGACCGGCAGTTTCCGCGTGAACTGGACGGTCGCGGCCATGGCCACGCCCGCCTGGGCCGCGCGGGTGTACCCGGACCTGCCCGAGCAGCAGGCCGTGGCGCGCCTGTGGGCCGACATCTTCGCCGTGACGCGCGCCGACCAGCCGGACCCGGTGGCCGCCTGGGACGCGCACCTGACCCGCCTGGAACGCCTGACCACCTACCTGACGGACCGGCAGTACGCCGCCGTGCACCTGCGTAGCGACCTGGGCACGGACCTGACCGTGGGCCTCGCCGAGAACCACGTGTGGCAGGGCGGCGCGGAAACCGCCCGCAACGGCGTGCGCGGCGTCCCGAACCTGCCCACCGACGAGGTCTTCACCGCCCCGCACCGGGACCGCGTGAACGGCTGGGCGGTCGCCAGTAAACCCCTGAGTGCGCGCGGGCAGCTGATCGAGGGCATCCGCGTGCGCTTCGAGAACGGCCGCGCCGCCGAGGTCAGCGCCACGCGCGGCGAGGACACCCTGCGCCAGCTGATCGGCACCGACGAGGGCGCCGCGCACCTGGGCGAGGTGGCCCTGGTGCCCGCCAGCGCGCCTGTCGCGCAGACCGGCACGCTGTTCCTGAACACCCTGTTCGACGAGAACGCCGCCTCGCACATCGCGCTGGGCCGCTGCTACCCCACCAACGTGCAGGGCGGCACCGACGAGGCCACCCTGACGGCCGCCGGCGGGAACGACAGCCTCATTCACGTGGACTGGATGATCGGCACGCCCGCCACCGACGTGGACGGCATCACGAAGGAAGGCACCCGCGAACCCCTGATGCGCGCCGGGGAATGGGTTGTTCAGGGGTGA
- a CDS encoding malate dehydrogenase: MTTKQPVRVAVTGAAGQIGYSLLFRIASGDMLGKDQPVILQLLEITPALKALNGVVMELRDCAFPLLADIVTSDDPMVAFKDVDYALLVGAMPRKAGMERGDLLGANGGIFKPQGEALNAVASRDVKVLVVGNPANTNALIAQQNAPDLNPGQFTAMVRLDHNRAISQLAEKTGKPVSSIKNLTIWGNHSSTQYPDLSQATVDGQPALDQVDRDWYENSYISTVAKRGAAIIEARGLSSAASAASAAIDHMRDWALGTAEGEWVSMGIPSDGSYGIPEGLIYGFPVKCSGGKYEIVQGLPVSDFSRGKMDATAQELTEERDEVRKLGLVK, translated from the coding sequence ATGACGACCAAACAACCCGTCCGCGTTGCCGTTACCGGCGCCGCTGGCCAGATCGGCTACAGCCTTCTCTTCCGCATCGCGTCGGGCGACATGCTCGGCAAGGACCAGCCGGTGATTCTGCAACTGCTGGAGATCACGCCCGCGCTGAAGGCGCTGAACGGTGTGGTCATGGAGCTGCGTGACTGCGCGTTCCCGCTGCTGGCGGACATCGTGACGAGCGACGACCCGATGGTGGCGTTCAAGGACGTGGATTACGCGCTGCTGGTGGGCGCCATGCCGCGTAAGGCCGGGATGGAGCGCGGGGACCTGCTGGGCGCGAACGGCGGGATCTTCAAGCCGCAGGGTGAGGCGCTGAACGCCGTGGCGAGCCGTGACGTGAAGGTGCTCGTGGTGGGGAACCCCGCGAACACGAACGCGCTGATCGCGCAGCAGAACGCGCCGGACCTGAACCCTGGTCAGTTCACGGCGATGGTGCGTCTGGACCATAACCGCGCGATCAGCCAGCTGGCCGAGAAGACCGGGAAGCCCGTGAGCAGCATCAAGAACCTGACCATCTGGGGCAACCACTCGTCAACCCAGTACCCCGACCTGTCGCAGGCGACGGTGGACGGTCAGCCTGCGCTGGATCAGGTGGACCGCGACTGGTACGAGAACTCGTACATCTCGACCGTGGCGAAGCGTGGCGCGGCGATCATCGAGGCTCGCGGCCTGAGCAGCGCCGCCTCGGCCGCGAGCGCCGCGATCGACCACATGCGCGACTGGGCGCTGGGCACCGCTGAAGGCGAGTGGGTCAGCATGGGCATTCCCAGCGACGGCAGCTACGGCATTCCCGAGGGCCTGATCTACGGCTTCCCCGTGAAGTGCAGCGGCGGCAAGTACGAGATCGTGCAGGGCCTGCCCGTCAGTGACTTCAGCCGCGGCAAGATGGACGCCACCGCGCAGGAACTGACCGAGGAGCGCGACGAAGTTCGCAAACTGGGTCTGGTCAAGTAA
- a CDS encoding HD domain-containing protein, whose amino-acid sequence MTTSAADCPPDARPDALLAPLLALDPRLEGVWGWVQGQMRPDAAHDSAHLARVARWTLRCAPDVPPALAVAAALTHDVVNLPKNHPQRAQASELSAQAVQATLPGLGFAPADAREVALAVRDHSYSRGAVPQTPLGAALQDADRLDALGALGVLRVAGVGGQLGRALLHPTDPWAQGRDPDDLAFTVDHFFTKLLRLDGTFHTAPGQAEARRRTRTMRAFLAELASELEVDPPGE is encoded by the coding sequence GTGACGACCTCTGCCGCCGATTGCCCGCCGGACGCGCGACCGGACGCCCTCCTGGCGCCGCTGCTGGCCCTCGATCCTCGCCTGGAGGGTGTGTGGGGCTGGGTGCAGGGGCAGATGCGTCCGGACGCCGCGCACGACAGCGCGCACCTGGCGCGCGTGGCCCGCTGGACGCTGCGCTGCGCGCCGGACGTTCCCCCGGCCCTGGCGGTCGCGGCGGCCCTGACGCACGACGTGGTGAACCTGCCCAAGAACCACCCGCAGCGGGCGCAGGCCAGCGAACTCAGCGCGCAGGCCGTGCAGGCGACACTGCCGGGCCTGGGCTTCGCGCCGGCCGACGCGCGCGAGGTCGCACTGGCCGTGCGGGACCACAGCTACTCGCGCGGCGCCGTCCCGCAGACGCCGCTGGGCGCGGCCTTACAGGACGCCGACCGTCTGGACGCCCTGGGCGCGCTGGGGGTGCTGCGCGTGGCGGGCGTGGGCGGGCAACTGGGCCGCGCGCTGCTGCACCCCACCGACCCCTGGGCGCAGGGCCGCGACCCGGACGACCTGGCGTTCACGGTGGATCACTTCTTCACCAAGCTGCTGCGGCTGGACGGCACCTTCCACACGGCCCCCGGTCAGGCCGAGGCGCGGCGCCGCACCCGCACCATGCGGGCCTTCCTGGCCGAACTGGCCAGCGAACTGGAGGTCGACCCGCCCGGCGAGTGA
- a CDS encoding enoyl-CoA hydratase/isomerase family protein has protein sequence MNTTQLTAPGAYPGLHLQLHDSGILEVVIQSEKTLNSVNADAHRALTRVWRDIDDTPGIRCVLVRGDGRGFSSGGDFTLIEEMSRDFTALTRVWKEARDLVYNVINCSKPIVSAIHGPCVGAGLAVALLADVSITAHTARLLDGHVRLGVAAGDHAAIIWPLLCGLNKAKYHLMTGEPVSGIEAERIGLVSLTVPDDELMDRAWTVATQLAQGSPTAIRWTKYALNNWLRQAGPTFDASLALEFLGFTGPDVREGLSSLREKRAPNFADDAPL, from the coding sequence ATGAACACAACCCAGCTCACCGCGCCCGGCGCGTACCCCGGCCTGCACCTGCAGCTGCACGACAGCGGCATCCTGGAAGTCGTCATCCAAAGCGAGAAAACCCTGAACAGCGTGAACGCCGACGCCCACCGCGCCCTCACGCGCGTCTGGCGCGACATCGACGACACCCCGGGCATCCGCTGCGTTCTCGTGCGCGGCGACGGACGCGGTTTCTCCTCCGGCGGCGACTTCACCCTGATCGAGGAGATGAGCCGCGACTTCACCGCCCTCACCCGCGTCTGGAAAGAAGCCCGCGACCTCGTGTACAACGTCATCAACTGCAGCAAACCCATCGTCAGCGCCATCCACGGCCCCTGCGTCGGCGCCGGACTCGCCGTCGCCCTGCTCGCCGACGTGAGCATCACCGCGCACACCGCCCGCCTCCTCGACGGCCACGTCCGCCTCGGCGTGGCCGCCGGAGACCACGCCGCCATCATCTGGCCCCTGCTGTGCGGCCTGAACAAGGCCAAATACCACCTCATGACCGGCGAACCCGTCAGCGGCATCGAAGCCGAACGCATCGGCCTCGTCAGCCTCACCGTCCCTGACGACGAACTCATGGACCGCGCCTGGACAGTCGCCACGCAACTCGCCCAGGGCAGCCCCACCGCCATCCGCTGGACCAAATACGCCCTCAACAACTGGCTGCGGCAGGCCGGACCCACCTTCGACGCCTCCCTGGCGCTCGAATTTCTCGGCTTCACCGGCCCCGACGTCCGCGAAGGACTCAGCAGCCTCCGCGAGAAACGCGCACCGAACTTCGCAGACGACGCGCCACTCTGA
- a CDS encoding response regulator: MTAHTPQRPSILIVDDSPGVLQNMEFLLSPHLSVRVADSGAAALAAVTPDTSLVLTDVRMPGMNGVELARTLRRTHPHLPVVFMTGIVEDDLRAEARELGVLDVLRKPLRPGVLFPALQEWLTDAAHVTHVPDLTGAPHPTPRTEPEPHTHPAANPAPNPAVAPAPQAPDTPEPDPATPDPATIAARRAQQAQQALMFTAGLSVLPGVTAACAYDSSGVPLTPTTLDPEVGAYIRFLATAAHSVAHHLNAAAPVKAVQLEFQDRVLVVCPIPAGYVGIVVRDTPGASSVKSWMRARLGHSLN; encoded by the coding sequence ATGACGGCACACACTCCACAGCGCCCCTCGATCCTGATCGTGGACGACAGCCCCGGAGTGCTGCAGAACATGGAATTCCTGCTCTCACCGCACCTGTCCGTGCGGGTTGCCGACAGCGGCGCCGCCGCGCTGGCCGCCGTCACCCCCGACACCTCACTGGTCCTGACGGACGTACGCATGCCCGGCATGAACGGCGTGGAACTGGCCCGCACACTGCGCCGCACGCACCCCCACCTGCCCGTCGTGTTCATGACCGGCATCGTCGAGGACGACCTGCGCGCCGAGGCCCGCGAACTGGGCGTGCTGGACGTCCTGCGTAAACCCCTGCGGCCCGGCGTGCTGTTCCCCGCCCTTCAGGAATGGCTGACCGACGCCGCGCACGTCACCCACGTCCCGGACCTGACCGGCGCACCCCACCCCACCCCACGCACCGAACCCGAACCGCACACCCACCCCGCAGCCAATCCGGCACCGAACCCGGCAGTGGCCCCGGCCCCGCAGGCACCGGACACGCCCGAACCCGACCCGGCCACACCCGACCCAGCCACCATCGCCGCCCGGCGCGCCCAGCAGGCCCAGCAGGCCCTGATGTTCACGGCCGGACTGAGCGTCCTGCCCGGCGTGACCGCCGCCTGCGCCTACGACAGCAGCGGCGTTCCCCTGACCCCCACCACCCTCGACCCGGAAGTCGGCGCGTACATCCGCTTCCTGGCGACCGCCGCGCACAGCGTGGCGCACCACCTGAACGCCGCCGCGCCCGTCAAGGCCGTGCAACTGGAATTCCAGGACCGCGTGCTGGTCGTGTGCCCCATCCCCGCCGGGTACGTGGGCATCGTGGTGCGCGACACGCCCGGCGCCAGCAGCGTGAAATCCTGGATGCGCGCCCGCCTGGGCCACAGCCTGAACTGA
- a CDS encoding histidine phosphatase family protein, with product MTDPHTLHLTLVRHGATDWNGAGRWQGWTDTPLGALGETQAAHLHARLRGRPPGRVYSSDLSRAARTAELTLPGQPLTLDARLRELNFGQFEGVTTSDVQADPAYHDWQRDPWTLPAPGGGESLQQVGERLRDWADELSPGRVIAFTHGAAIRALLCTLFDWPARPVPGYVLPFNYQLAHTSLTTLTRTQDRWTLVTYNDHAHLEES from the coding sequence ATGACCGACCCCCACACCCTGCACCTGACCCTGGTCCGCCACGGCGCCACCGACTGGAACGGCGCCGGACGCTGGCAGGGCTGGACCGACACCCCGCTGGGCGCCCTGGGTGAAACGCAGGCCGCGCACCTGCACGCACGCCTGCGGGGCCGCCCGCCGGGCCGCGTGTACAGCAGCGACCTGAGCCGCGCCGCCCGCACCGCCGAACTGACCCTGCCCGGCCAGCCCCTGACCCTCGACGCCCGCCTGCGCGAACTGAACTTCGGGCAGTTCGAGGGCGTCACCACCAGCGACGTGCAGGCGGACCCCGCCTACCACGACTGGCAACGCGACCCCTGGACCCTGCCCGCCCCCGGCGGCGGCGAGAGCCTGCAACAGGTCGGCGAGCGCCTGCGCGACTGGGCCGACGAACTCTCGCCGGGCCGCGTGATTGCCTTCACGCACGGCGCCGCCATCCGCGCCCTGCTGTGCACCCTGTTCGACTGGCCCGCCCGGCCCGTGCCCGGCTACGTGCTGCCCTTCAACTACCAGCTGGCCCACACCAGCCTCACCACCCTGACCCGCACGCAGGACCGCTGGACGCTGGTGACCTACAACGACCACGCCCACCTCGAAGAGAGCTGA